The Engystomops pustulosus chromosome 7, aEngPut4.maternal, whole genome shotgun sequence DNA window gcagataggacactatgtacaatctgctctcctcctcctgctctataacatgctgcctgcagataggacactatgtacaatctgcttagctcctcctgctctataacatgctgcctgcagataggacactgtgtacaatctgctcagctcccccttctctatatcatgctgcctgcagataggacactatgtacaatctgctcagctcctcctgctctataacatgctgcctgcagataggacactatgtacaatctgctcagctcctcctgctctataacatgctgcctacagataggacactatatacaatctgctcagctcctcctgctttataacatgctgcctacagataggacactatatacaatctgctcagctcctcctgctctataacatgctgcctacagataggacactatgtacaatctgctctgctcctcctgctttataacatgcttcctgcagataggacactatgtacaatctgctcagctcctcctgctttataacatgctgcctgcagataggtacAGTCTGCAcaactcctgctatataacattcttcctgcagatatgacactatggggcacatttacttacccgtcccgtcgcgattcccgaggtgcgttgtccgatgaggattcggtgctgccgcgattcactaagatcgtgcgtccaatatcctgcatgtgtcgcttccccgctcaggtccgccggagttcaccatcttcttcctggtgcatgtaagtgcattgtcttgcgacacaattttgaatgttaaatcccacgctcagtccgaatcagtcgggttgtccaacggccacgccccctgatttgtgtcgcatgaaagtcggggcGCGGATGAGCCAAAGTCTGAttgcgtacgccaaaaaccccagttaaatgtggtgcaaaacggaaaaagtcaggaaacacgACAAAAATGCGgtgcacagacccttagtaaatgtgcccctatatataatctgcttagctcctcctgctctataacaagctgcctgcagataggacactattttaatttttatgactATGAAATGAGTTCAGTGATAAATATGAGCAGGTCTTACGTAAGATGACGGCACAGGACAAAAGGGAGTACAGAGACTTGGTCTGTGTCACCAGGATGTAGGACAGGAGAACGTTGGAGATTGTATTGAGATGCCAGCCCCAGGAGATATCTAGACCGATGTACTGGAGACATGGCTTGTTAAGGGTGATCATGCCAATAAAGGTCATGCTTAGGGGTGAGACGCTCTGCAGAATTTTGGGGTTAAAGGTTAAAAATCGGAATGCCATCTCATCTTCTGGAAAGGTCACGTTAAGGAGACTAATGGTGAGGAGACACTGGTAGAAGGTGATGAAGAAGGGGGCGTCTGTCTTCAGGGAGGAGATGTCCAGCAGGGACTTATTCACAATGATAAGGATGATGGGGATGACCACCAGGATGACCTTCACAGTCCTCTTCTGGGAGAGGCCCTTCTTTAGGTCTCCATCTGCAGACAGCACCATCTGTAGGAAGCCGAAGTAATCCACACCTGAATAACTGATGGAAAAGCAGGAAATGAGAAAGCGGGATAAGGAATGACAGAATCCAGTGATCACTCCATCcagatgacacatcccctttattttttgggtcagtaccATTACACGGATCAGGTCAAGTACCAATAGTGGATGTGTTATATGACTGGGTCCATACACACAGAttagttatttacaaaaaaggtccctagggacctcactgagacccattagtctaaaacttaatttttaatattatttaacaATAAAAGATTTTATTTGAATTGCTTAAACCTATTAGAGACACACATTTAAAATTCTACAAAATGATGGCGTTGGGATGTATTATTATGTGTGAACAAGTTCAAGTAGAGAGGAGTtagctattggggcagatttacttacccggtccattcacgatccagcggcgcgttctctgcggtggattcgggtccggccgggattcattaaggtagtccctccgatgtccaccaggtggcgctgctgcgctgaagaacatcggaacgcactcaagttcaccggcctattcctagtgaaggcaagtgcaagctcggcgacacttttttttttttaaatgcggcggtattgtacatattgggggtcatttactaagggcccgattcgcgttttcccgacgtgttacccgaatatttccgatttgcgtcgattttacctgaattgccccgggattgtgg harbors:
- the LOC140070267 gene encoding uncharacterized protein, with translation MCHLDGVITGFCHSLSRFLISCFSISYSGVDYFGFLQMVLSADGDLKKGLSQKRTVKVILVVIPIILIIVNKSLLDISSLKTDAPFFITFYQCLLTISLLNVTFPEDEMAFRFLTFNPKILQSVSPLSMTFIGMITLNKPCLQYIGLDISWGWHLNTISNVLLSYILVTQTKSLYSLLSCAVILRVFWLGVTPEPLQSLVSCAAIIFIILTCICAVHLAIFFIMMTRGGFWLGITHDAMYSLVSRAAIVFIIGICLCLLLIYIFDKFLKDFISHLRETISPSTFFSSFFGIIIIFFLFCGFAYGGILCFLGLAERGRNCFICAMCILMSYGLL